One Plasmodium malariae genome assembly, contig: PmUG01_00_1, whole genome shotgun sequence DNA segment encodes these proteins:
- the PmUG01_00010500 gene encoding fam-m protein, whose amino-acid sequence MGHKINIKIFIKIAKFIILSWISNFSNYVDGNCKYDRKIDIKRYRLLEKYKHDKDSNNILLKKRFPNAEIDKQKDISHNEKVTKRKNKKSNKSLLNKSQYYTENVDYNNEIFDGKHFHFEKKWIKKRNYDDLIEKKRRFRGISLKNKM is encoded by the exons atgggacacaaaattaatataaaaatatttattaaaattgctaAGTTTATCATTCTATCATGGATAAGCAATTTTAGTAATTATGTG GACGGAAACTGTAAGTATGATAGGAAAATAGATATAAAACGTTATAgattattagaaaaatataaacatgacaaagattcaaataatatacttttaaaaaaaagattccCAAATGCTGAAATTGATAAACAGAAAGACATATCtcataatgaaaaagtaacgaaaagaaaaaataaaaaatcaaataaaagtttattaaataagtcGCAGTACTATACAGAAAATgtagattataataatgaaatttttgatggaaaacactttcattttgaaaaaaaatggattaaaaaaagaaattatgatGATTTGATTGAAAAAAAGAGGAGATTTCGTGgtatatcattaaaaaataaaatgtag